The Deinococcus detaillensis genome includes the window GGCCACTGCCCTGCTCACGGCGGGCCGACTGCATAGGCTGGGTGGATTGGGATTGGGCCGACTGGGACTGCGCCGATTGAGCTTGGTCTTGCGGCTCCTGCGCGTCGTCGGGGGCGGCTTGGGGTTCTGCCTCGCCATTTTTACGCGGCAAGAAGCTGCTGAGTTTCTCGCGCTTTTGCGTTTCGCGGTCTTCGCGGCGGCGAGCGCGGGGGCGGTTGTCGTTGCCGTCCATACTGTTCTCCTGAGTTTGTTCTGCTTGAGTGAAGTCAATTTGGCGGGCCAGCGGATTCACACCGCTGATGGTCACGTTGATGTTCTCGCCAATGCGGTAGATGCGCCCAGAAGTGCGGCCTTTGAGGATGCTGGCGTCTTCGATATAAAAGTAGTAGTCGTCGCCGAGGTTGGAGATGTGCAGGCGGCCTTCCACTCCGTTTTCCAGGACCACAAACAGGCCCGAAGCGATCACGCCCGAGACGCGGCCCTCGAAGCTTTCTTCCAAGTGCTCCTGCGCCCACTTGGCTTGGTAATACTTGGTCAGGTCGCGTTCGGCGTCGCTGGCGTTGCGCTCGCGCTCGGAAGTGTGACGGCCCTGCTCGGTCAGCGGCGCGGCGAGGTCGGCCCGTACCCGGTCGGTGACGGGACCGCTCAGCGCCGCCTTGAGCGCCCGGTGAACCAGCAAGTCGGGATAGCGGCGAATCGGTGAGGTGAAGTGCAGGTACTCCTCGAAGGCAAGGCCGAAGTGACCCAGGTTTTCCTCGGCGTACTTGGCCTGCTGCATACTCCTGAGCAGCAGGGTATTGACCACACTTTCTTGACTGGTGCCGCGCACGGCCTTGAGCACCGATTGGTAAGCCTGCGGAGTCGGCTCGCCGCCGGGGAAAGCCAACCCCATGCGGCCAATCGCTCCGCTGACTTCTTGAAAGCGGGCCATCGTCGGCTCTTCGTGGATGCGGAACAGCGTAGGCGCATTTTTTTCGAGGAGAAAATGCGCCACGGCTTTGTTGGCCAGCAGCATCAGGTCTTCGATCATGCCGCGTGCGGTTTCTTCGCGCAGCGGAATGAGCTGCATGTGGCCGTCTTTGTCCACGTCCACTTTGACTTCGCGCAACTTGAAATCGAGACTACCCTCACGCAACCGCTTCTGGCGCAGCTTGGCCGTGATTTTGAGCAGCAGATGTAAGTCGCCTTCCAAGATGCGGGCGCTGCCCTGCAAGGTCGCCACCGCTTCCGAGTAGGCCTGCACCTCGTCGTAAGTCAGGCGGGCTTTGCTGCGAATCACGCTGGGCGTAAAAGCGGTGCTGAGAACTTCACCGTCGCCGGACAGCTCGATCATGGCGCTCATGGTCAGGCGGTCTTCGCCTTCTACCAAACTGCACACCCCGTTGCTGAGGTGTTCGGGCAACATCGGCAGCACCGCGCCGGGGAGGTAAACACTGGTGGCGCGGGCGTAGGCTTCCTCATCGAGCGGGGTGCCGAGCTGCACGTAATGACTCACGTCAGCGATGTGAACGCCCACCACGAAGGTACCTTCCGGCGTCGCCTGAATGTGAATGGCGTCGTCGAAATCTTTGGCGTCGCTGCCGTCGACCGTGAAGATGTGATAGTCGCGCAAATCCAGCCGCTCGCGCAGGGCCGAGTCGGGCAATTTGCGGGGAATGCGCTCGGCTTCCTCCAAAACTTCCGGAGGAAATTCGTCGCGCAGACCGTACTTAACGATCACCGCTTGGGTTTCGGTGGCAGGATCGTCCTCGTTGCCCAGCACCCGCACGATTTCGCCGTACACTTCGTCTTCGCCGGTATCTTCGGGCCAGAACAGTTGCGTCACGACTCTCGCGCCGTTGGGAAGCCCCTCGGTGCCGTCCGGCATCAGCATGATGCGGTGGCGGGCACGGTGGTCGTCGGGCTTGAGGAAAGCGTAAGTGGCCTGGTGATCGAGCGAACCGACGAGCTGCGAGTAAGCGCGGCTGACGATGCGCACCACGGCGGCGCGGGGCGAGCTGTCGCGGCGACTGCGGTTTCCGCCACCGCCGCGCTCATAGCGGTCATTGCCGCCATTGCGGCCCTCGGGGCGAATCAGCACGATGTCGCCGTTCCAGGCTTCAAGCGTTTCGCCTTCTCGAATATAAAAGTCGTCGCCGCCCGAATCGGGGATGACAAAACCAAACCCGCCAGTCGACGCTTGAAAGCGGCCCCGTACCAAGTTCATGGCTTCAGGCAATCCGTAGGTGTGGCGGCGGGTGCGAATCACGTCGCCGCTGAGGGTCAGGTCTTCTAAAAGGCCCGCGAGGTCGCGCCGCACGCCCAATTTCTCACGGCCCTGACGGGTAAAGGTGCGCTCGAAATCACGGACATGCACCGGGCGGCCCAGCTTGTGAAGCTGCTCGATGATCAGTTCTTTGGCTTCGGGGCTGACAGCGTGAGCCGCCGAAACTTGAACAGGCTGGCCGATTTCAGTGTGTTGGGGTTGGGCAACTTGGGCGTCTAACTCGGGCGGCGCGTCGACTATTGCCGCTGCTGGCCGCTCTCCCCTTTTGAGGCGGGTGCCTTTGGGTGTGCGCTCACGCCTGCGGACTTGGGTCACGTCGAGGTCTGCTTCGGCAGGAACCCCCTCGGCTGGCGGCTGCGCTTCCAGAGCGGGTTCGGCGGCCACAGGTTCAACTTCTTCGCTTGGAGCGGCTTCCGGCGTTTCAGGAATGGGCTGAGTGGTGGGTGCCATTTCAAATTGGGTTTCAGGAGCTGGCTCGGCGACCTTACGGCGCTTCCCACGTTTAGGCGGGCTGGACTGCTCGTCAGCCGGCATGGGCAGCAGCTCAGGCTCGGCCAGTTGAGGCAGGGACATTGTCGCTTGAGCAGCGCCCGCTTCAACCTCAGGCGCACCAGCAGATTTCGCGGTGCGGCGTTGACGACTGGCCGCCTTGGGTTTGGGCGTTCCGGCTATCACGGGCACTTGAGCAGTTTCAGGCTCTGGTGACATGTCCGCAATCACGGGTTCGGCCAACACCGGCTCAGGCAAAAGCTGCGCCTGAACCATTTGCGCGGGCTGCTCCGGCTCTGGAAGTTTAGGCTGTACTCCCGCTTTTTGGCGACCTTTTCTTTGGGGCGCAGCGCTCGTCTTGGGCTCGGCAGGCGCGACTTCAGGCTCACTGACCACTGCGCTCAGAAACGCTTCCGCACCTTCACCACGCTTGGTTGGGGAGCGCTTGGAGGCTTTGGCTGGCTTGCTTTGCACAGCTGGAGCAGCTTCAATTCGGTTTTCTAGAACTTGGCTCTCTGGCTCCTGCGCCTTGCTTTTGCGGCCCTTTGGCTTGGGCGATGGCGCGGCGGTAAACTCAGGCAGCAGCTCGGCGGGGAGCGGCTCAGCCTGCATCGTCGGTTTGGTTCGGGCGGATTTGGTTTTGGATGAATTGGTTTTAGGGATGCTCGGCACCTTTTTGCTTGGCCCACTGGAGTTGCTGGACTCTGCTTGCTGGAGGGCTTGTGGGGGAATCACTTCGGCACTCGGCTTGGAAGTGGCGTTGCTCCTCCGGCGCGGCGCGGCTTGTTGAAGGCTGCGGCTGGCGGCTTCGGCGCTCTTTTCGTCCACATTGGTCGGAACGGGCAAAGCAGCAACTTGACTGTCGGTGGGCGCTGGGCGCTCCTGTTTCTTTCTCGGCACTTTGCACCTGTTCAGGACGGGGCGTAGCCTCAGCGCAGTGCGGCGTCGGTCAGCGAGTGACAGGGCCTGCATTTGCGGGGGCCTACGCGGTTCTTTCGCTTGTCTAGGGCTCTACGCTCTTACGGCGCGTCCTGTAGCCCAGAAGCATTCCCAGTTTAGCACAAGGCCACAGGCCTGCGTCGGCTTTTGGCGATCACGTGAACACGCTTCATTTGAGCGTTTGTTAGGACAGCAGGGGGTAAATCACTGAAGAGAATGGTGGCGCGAAACTCGCCGGTCACTTCAGGCCAAGCCCGCACCGCCTACCTCTTGCCCAACTGACCGGCTCATAAGGACTGCAAAGAGCAGACAGGAGCAGTCAAGGTCAGGAAACTGACAGGCGTAGTGCTCTAGAGTGATCCCATGAAGGCCAATAAAGTTGTGGCCGGTGTCATCGCCTCGCTGGTCATGAGCCTGATCTGGTATCTCGCCACTCCAAAGGACACGCACCCTCAAACTATGGCCGACCTCATCTCCTTACGCACTCCTATTGCCTTGACTCTGACAACTGGAGAACGCGTACAGGGCGAATTGCAGGGGGTAGACTCGCTGTGTGATGACTGGCAAGCAGCTTTTCAGACTGACCCTGACACTGCCGTATCGTTGCCAGATGGTCGCTCGCTTCACGCCCGCGACGTGAC containing:
- the rnr gene encoding ribonuclease R, with amino-acid sequence MSLPQLAEPELLPMPADEQSSPPKRGKRRKVAEPAPETQFEMAPTTQPIPETPEAAPSEEVEPVAAEPALEAQPPAEGVPAEADLDVTQVRRRERTPKGTRLKRGERPAAAIVDAPPELDAQVAQPQHTEIGQPVQVSAAHAVSPEAKELIIEQLHKLGRPVHVRDFERTFTRQGREKLGVRRDLAGLLEDLTLSGDVIRTRRHTYGLPEAMNLVRGRFQASTGGFGFVIPDSGGDDFYIREGETLEAWNGDIVLIRPEGRNGGNDRYERGGGGNRSRRDSSPRAAVVRIVSRAYSQLVGSLDHQATYAFLKPDDHRARHRIMLMPDGTEGLPNGARVVTQLFWPEDTGEDEVYGEIVRVLGNEDDPATETQAVIVKYGLRDEFPPEVLEEAERIPRKLPDSALRERLDLRDYHIFTVDGSDAKDFDDAIHIQATPEGTFVVGVHIADVSHYVQLGTPLDEEAYARATSVYLPGAVLPMLPEHLSNGVCSLVEGEDRLTMSAMIELSGDGEVLSTAFTPSVIRSKARLTYDEVQAYSEAVATLQGSARILEGDLHLLLKITAKLRQKRLREGSLDFKLREVKVDVDKDGHMQLIPLREETARGMIEDLMLLANKAVAHFLLEKNAPTLFRIHEEPTMARFQEVSGAIGRMGLAFPGGEPTPQAYQSVLKAVRGTSQESVVNTLLLRSMQQAKYAEENLGHFGLAFEEYLHFTSPIRRYPDLLVHRALKAALSGPVTDRVRADLAAPLTEQGRHTSERERNASDAERDLTKYYQAKWAQEHLEESFEGRVSGVIASGLFVVLENGVEGRLHISNLGDDYYFYIEDASILKGRTSGRIYRIGENINVTISGVNPLARQIDFTQAEQTQENSMDGNDNRPRARRREDRETQKREKLSSFLPRKNGEAEPQAAPDDAQEPQDQAQSAQSQSAQSQSTQPMQSARREQGSGPRRDSPRSDSSRNDTSRTDSPRSDNPRTDTRPERPRQGGVQSGTQNASGPRTGGYRRRVVTLDRPRNEHLRPVNVTVQRMYFGDWTLENMPPDEGPGREQGSYRSGGAQQFRGRSQTSGAGAGTRSDTPRNTRQPRNEAQSQRPQPAASATATATGDTAESAADEARRRRRRRGRRGGNGPS